A window of the Microbulbifer aggregans genome harbors these coding sequences:
- the scpB gene encoding SMC-Scp complex subunit ScpB translates to MTIAPELLRRIVEGALLASGQPLSEDRLLSLIDEGERPDKAALREALQQIAESCAERGFELREVASGWRFQVPEDLAPWVNRLWEEKPQKYSRATLETLAIIAYRQPITRGDIEEIRGVAVSSHIVKTLSERGWIKVVGQRDVPGRPSLYATTKEFLDYFNLRTLDDLPTLAEIRDIDSLNQALELDQQPGGVDAGSPESSDESEGEAEQSVDDSAEEITGEAAEEAVSEAADEVVGQASGESIEIGGSAELDETANVADTEAEADLSVEPVVAEPEALEPMGGDMPLADEADLPAGESLEVESAAEATGAGTESADPDETESPEAESVSESGSISESLFSDEEVMPVEETEDAPELTEQSEAADEETEQQRKELEPAT, encoded by the coding sequence ATGACTATTGCCCCGGAATTACTGCGCCGCATCGTTGAGGGCGCCCTGCTGGCATCGGGCCAGCCCCTGTCGGAGGACCGCTTGCTGTCCCTGATCGACGAGGGCGAACGCCCGGACAAGGCCGCCCTGCGCGAGGCCCTGCAGCAGATCGCCGAGAGCTGTGCCGAGCGCGGTTTTGAGCTGCGTGAGGTGGCCAGCGGCTGGCGTTTTCAGGTGCCCGAGGACCTGGCGCCCTGGGTCAACCGCCTGTGGGAAGAGAAGCCGCAGAAGTATTCCCGCGCAACGCTGGAGACCCTGGCGATTATTGCCTACCGGCAGCCGATCACGCGTGGCGATATCGAGGAAATTCGCGGGGTGGCGGTGAGTTCGCACATCGTCAAAACCCTGTCCGAGCGCGGCTGGATCAAGGTGGTGGGGCAGCGGGATGTACCGGGCCGGCCCTCTCTTTACGCGACCACCAAGGAATTCCTCGACTACTTTAACCTCCGCACCCTGGATGATCTGCCGACCCTGGCGGAGATCCGCGATATCGACAGCCTCAACCAGGCGCTGGAATTGGATCAGCAGCCAGGTGGCGTCGACGCAGGCAGTCCTGAGAGCAGTGACGAGAGCGAGGGGGAAGCGGAACAGAGTGTCGATGACAGCGCCGAAGAAATCACCGGAGAAGCCGCTGAAGAGGCTGTCAGTGAAGCTGCTGACGAGGTTGTCGGGCAGGCTAGTGGCGAAAGCATCGAGATCGGGGGCAGCGCCGAACTCGACGAAACAGCGAATGTTGCCGATACCGAGGCTGAAGCAGATCTCTCTGTCGAGCCCGTCGTAGCTGAGCCCGAAGCACTGGAACCGATGGGCGGTGATATGCCGCTCGCGGATGAAGCGGATTTGCCGGCCGGGGAATCCCTCGAGGTGGAGAGCGCTGCGGAAGCCACCGGTGCGGGAACCGAGTCCGCTGACCCTGACGAGACCGAAAGCCCTGAGGCGGAGTCCGTGTCTGAATCCGGGAGTATCAGTGAAAGCCTTTTCTCTGATGAGGAAGTAATGCCAGTCGAAGAGACTGAAGACGCCCCCGAGCTGACAGAGCAGAGTGAAGCCGCCGATGAAGAAACCGAGCAGCAGCGGAAAGAATTGGAACCAGCAACCTGA
- a CDS encoding segregation and condensation protein A: protein MSSEELLAEAEQQILADVAEAAERAAGGEAGDDVAEPESGAAAADGPRQGEMPFAMVQGEAFTELPADLYIPPDALEVILEAFEGPLDLLLYLIRRQNLDILQINVADITRQYMGYVEMMTAMRFELAAEYLVMAAMLAEIKSRMLLPRPPESEEEDGEDPRAALIRRLQEYERFKTAAEDIDEVPRMGRDIHQASAEAPDRNITRPDPEVSLQEVLVALSQVLRRADMFESHQVSREKLSTRERMTQVLDRIRHRQFVPFVSLFKEEEGRLGVVVTFLAVMELVKESLIELIQNEPFGPIHVRAGGQEVEGGEEIGDSEDFSAAEDPQEELLEPVDDAIEPQGSAAAPQDTVVE from the coding sequence GTGTCCAGTGAAGAGTTACTAGCCGAGGCAGAGCAGCAGATTCTCGCAGACGTGGCCGAGGCCGCCGAGCGGGCTGCCGGTGGCGAAGCTGGGGACGATGTTGCGGAACCGGAATCCGGCGCAGCTGCTGCCGATGGGCCCCGTCAGGGCGAAATGCCCTTTGCCATGGTGCAGGGCGAGGCGTTTACCGAGCTGCCCGCTGACCTGTACATCCCACCCGATGCTCTGGAAGTAATCCTGGAGGCCTTTGAGGGGCCCCTGGACCTGCTGCTGTACCTGATCCGCCGCCAGAATCTCGATATTCTCCAGATCAATGTCGCCGACATCACTCGTCAGTACATGGGCTATGTGGAGATGATGACGGCGATGCGTTTCGAGCTCGCGGCGGAATACCTGGTCATGGCCGCCATGCTGGCGGAGATCAAGTCCCGCATGCTGCTGCCGCGGCCACCCGAATCCGAGGAAGAGGACGGCGAGGATCCCCGCGCGGCGCTTATCCGTCGCCTGCAGGAATACGAGCGCTTCAAGACCGCGGCCGAAGATATCGACGAGGTTCCCCGGATGGGGCGCGATATCCACCAGGCTAGCGCCGAGGCCCCGGACCGCAACATCACCCGTCCGGACCCCGAGGTTTCCCTGCAGGAAGTGCTGGTGGCGCTGTCACAAGTGCTGCGCCGTGCCGACATGTTCGAGAGCCACCAGGTGTCGCGCGAGAAACTCTCCACCCGAGAGCGTATGACCCAGGTGCTGGACCGTATCCGCCACCGCCAGTTTGTGCCGTTCGTCAGCCTATTCAAGGAGGAAGAGGGGCGCCTCGGGGTAGTGGTGACCTTCCTCGCGGTGATGGAACTGGTCAAGGAATCCCTGATCGAGCTGATCCAGAATGAGCCTTTCGGCCCCATTCACGTGCGTGCTGGCGGCCAGGAGGTCGAAGGCGGGGAGGAAATCGGTGATAGCGAGGATTTCAGCGCTGCGGAGGACCCGCAGGAAGAACTGCTGGAGCCGGTTGACGATGCCATCGAGCCGCAGGGTTCAGCTGCTGCTCCCCAGGATACCGTCGTAGAGTAA
- a CDS encoding L-threonylcarbamoyladenylate synthase has protein sequence MAQFFQIHPDNPQARLVRQAADIVASGGVIVFPTDSAYAIGCRVGEKLALERIRALRQLDKQHNFTLMCRDLSELASYAKVDNQMFRLLKAHSPGPYTFIMPATAEVPRRLVHPKRKTIGLRVPDNAIVQALIEELGEPLMSCSLIMPGESQPLTDPYEIRDLLEHQVELIVDGGFCGLEATTVVDLTGDEPELIRQGCGPIDEIIS, from the coding sequence TTGGCGCAGTTCTTCCAGATTCATCCGGACAACCCACAGGCGCGTCTGGTCCGGCAAGCCGCAGATATCGTCGCATCCGGGGGCGTCATCGTCTTTCCCACGGACTCTGCCTATGCCATTGGCTGCCGGGTGGGGGAAAAGCTGGCGCTGGAGCGCATCCGCGCCCTGCGCCAGCTGGACAAACAACACAATTTCACCCTGATGTGTCGCGACCTCTCGGAGCTGGCCAGCTATGCCAAGGTGGACAATCAGATGTTCCGCCTGCTCAAGGCCCACAGCCCTGGTCCCTATACCTTTATCATGCCGGCCACCGCCGAAGTACCGCGCCGGCTTGTGCACCCCAAGCGCAAGACCATCGGGCTCCGCGTTCCGGATAACGCCATCGTGCAGGCCCTGATCGAGGAGCTGGGCGAGCCCCTGATGAGCTGCAGTCTGATCATGCCCGGCGAGTCACAACCACTGACGGATCCCTACGAGATTCGTGACCTGCTGGAACACCAGGTGGAGCTGATTGTCGACGGGGGCTTCTGTGGGTTGGAGGCCACGACCGTGGTGGATCTGACCGGGGACGAGCCGGAGCTGATTCGACAGGGCTGTGGGCCGATCGACGAGATCATCAGCTGA
- a CDS encoding PHP domain-containing protein — MPAVEARQQPGFSCLLVPVSVANAADGCGRSYDSFFARWFNADVRSAAEKREADVKALPPTALTGLVDLHCHSTASDGILSPAQLVSRAKSRGVTLLSLTDHDTVAGIPEARAAAAEQGISLVPGIEFSSRWGKQLVHLVGLDVNPESSRLQQAIQQRDLLRAERAERIAERLEKRGFAGALEGARRLAGDGVLGRPHFARWLVEAGHVEDAARAFKRYLGAGKCGDVTVEWPQLEETVAEIHGAGGYAVLAHPLKYGMTRTRLLRLMTAFRAAGGDGVELLCGRQNPVQTREVVRLMAEASAEAGVPGALLSSVGSDFHQPDQPWRELGCVQLPADVEPVWNLWQTSANETAATPD; from the coding sequence ATGCCCGCGGTCGAGGCGCGACAGCAGCCGGGCTTTTCCTGCCTGCTGGTGCCGGTGTCGGTGGCCAATGCCGCCGACGGTTGCGGGCGCAGCTATGACAGCTTTTTTGCCCGTTGGTTCAACGCGGATGTCCGATCCGCCGCTGAGAAAAGGGAGGCCGATGTGAAAGCCCTGCCGCCGACTGCATTAACAGGTCTGGTCGACCTGCACTGCCACAGCACGGCGTCGGACGGTATTTTAAGTCCTGCACAGCTGGTGTCGAGGGCGAAATCCCGCGGCGTGACCCTATTGTCCCTGACCGATCACGATACCGTGGCCGGAATCCCCGAGGCCCGGGCGGCCGCGGCTGAGCAGGGTATCTCCCTGGTGCCCGGTATCGAGTTCTCCAGTCGCTGGGGCAAGCAGCTCGTTCATCTGGTGGGGCTGGACGTGAACCCCGAGTCATCCCGTTTGCAGCAAGCCATCCAGCAGCGGGATCTGTTGAGGGCCGAGCGCGCCGAGCGCATTGCCGAACGCCTTGAGAAGCGGGGCTTTGCCGGTGCCCTGGAGGGCGCCCGGCGGCTGGCGGGCGACGGGGTACTCGGGCGGCCCCACTTTGCCCGCTGGCTAGTCGAGGCCGGCCATGTGGAGGATGCAGCCAGAGCATTCAAGCGTTACCTCGGGGCTGGCAAATGTGGTGATGTGACCGTCGAGTGGCCGCAACTGGAAGAGACGGTGGCGGAGATTCACGGTGCCGGCGGCTATGCCGTGCTGGCCCACCCGCTCAAGTACGGAATGACCCGAACCCGACTGCTCCGCCTGATGACTGCGTTTCGTGCCGCCGGCGGCGACGGGGTGGAGCTCCTCTGTGGGCGGCAGAATCCGGTGCAGACGCGGGAAGTGGTGCGGCTTATGGCGGAGGCTTCCGCCGAGGCAGGGGTGCCGGGGGCCCTGCTCAGCTCTGTGGGCAGCGACTTTCACCAGCCGGACCAGCCCTGGCGGGAGCTGGGTTGCGTCCAGTTGCCAGCGGACGTCGAGCCGGTCTGGAATCTGTGGCAAACTAGCGCCAACGAAACGGCCGCAACGCCCGACTGA
- a CDS encoding VC0807 family protein has translation MTETNPTTAVQQPKRESLLLNLLLNIVIPTLILTKLSGDDWLGTKLAIVVALAFPLVYGLRDFSQSGKVNFFSALGIISILLTGGISLLELDAKYIAIKEAAIPGLLGLATLGSLYTRWPLVRTLLYNDRILDTAKIARALEGRGNLTAFDRALQHASWMIAGSFFLSSALNYILAKVLLQSPPGTEAFNAELGKMTALSFPVIALPATIILMGALFFLFHRIGKLSGLKLEEVIVVK, from the coding sequence ATGACCGAAACCAATCCGACCACCGCTGTGCAGCAACCAAAGCGGGAGAGCCTGCTCCTGAACCTGCTGCTCAATATCGTTATTCCCACGCTGATCCTGACCAAGCTGTCCGGCGATGACTGGCTGGGCACCAAGCTGGCGATCGTAGTGGCACTGGCGTTCCCGCTCGTGTACGGCCTGCGCGACTTCTCCCAGTCCGGCAAGGTCAATTTCTTCTCCGCGCTGGGCATTATCAGCATCCTGCTCACCGGTGGTATCAGCCTGCTGGAGCTGGACGCCAAATACATCGCCATCAAGGAGGCGGCTATCCCGGGTCTTCTGGGCCTGGCCACGCTGGGTTCGCTCTACACCCGCTGGCCGCTGGTGCGGACTTTGTTGTACAACGACCGCATCCTCGATACGGCCAAAATCGCCCGTGCACTGGAAGGCCGCGGAAACCTGACCGCCTTCGATCGCGCCCTGCAGCATGCCTCCTGGATGATTGCGGGATCTTTTTTCCTGTCTTCCGCCCTGAACTATATCCTCGCCAAAGTGCTGTTGCAGAGCCCGCCCGGCACCGAGGCCTTCAATGCGGAGCTCGGCAAGATGACCGCGCTCAGTTTTCCGGTAATCGCCCTGCCGGCCACCATCATCCTGATGGGCGCACTCTTTTTCCTGTTCCACCGTATCGGCAAGCTCTCGGGCTTGAAGCTCGAAGAAGTGATCGTGGTGAAGTAA
- a CDS encoding YciI family protein: MWYAIISEDVSDSLAKRKGARPDHLARLNRLKDEGRLLVAGPHPAIDSEDPGEAGFTGSLVIADFASLEEAKSWADADPYVAAGVYANVTVKPFKAVLP; encoded by the coding sequence ATGTGGTATGCCATTATCAGTGAAGATGTGAGCGACAGCCTGGCAAAGCGCAAGGGGGCCCGACCAGATCACCTCGCTCGCCTGAACCGACTGAAGGATGAAGGGCGCCTGCTGGTAGCGGGTCCGCACCCCGCCATCGACAGCGAAGATCCCGGCGAAGCGGGCTTTACTGGCAGCCTGGTAATTGCCGACTTCGCTTCCCTGGAAGAGGCGAAGTCCTGGGCAGATGCCGACCCTTACGTCGCTGCCGGCGTCTACGCCAACGTCACCGTCAAGCCCTTCAAGGCCGTACTGCCCTGA
- a CDS encoding TIGR04211 family SH3 domain-containing protein yields MMKTLTGLAIAALLATSLNTFAQSGSTRYITDQLHVPLRSGKGNEFRILHSGLPSGTKLVLLEDAPEDGWARVRTPTGEEGWVRRQYLVSEATAEIKLQRAVANLERFEKMEGNLGGEVRRLEGENQELSNKLTSAEEKADQLTTELKNLKTLSADAVALNERHQKLLHQHELLKQKQIMAEAEIQRLSASEQHKWYMYGAVSVAAGAILAMIAPHFRRRRRNSEWAN; encoded by the coding sequence ATGATGAAAACACTGACTGGACTCGCCATCGCCGCGCTCCTCGCGACGAGCCTCAATACATTCGCTCAAAGCGGTAGCACCCGCTATATCACCGACCAATTGCATGTTCCCCTACGCTCCGGCAAGGGCAATGAATTCCGTATCCTCCACAGCGGACTGCCGAGCGGTACCAAACTGGTATTGCTGGAAGACGCCCCGGAAGACGGCTGGGCGCGTGTGCGCACCCCCACCGGTGAAGAGGGCTGGGTACGCCGCCAATACCTGGTCAGTGAAGCCACTGCAGAGATCAAGCTACAGCGGGCCGTGGCCAACCTGGAGCGCTTTGAGAAAATGGAGGGCAACCTGGGTGGCGAGGTCCGTCGCCTGGAAGGTGAAAACCAGGAACTGAGCAACAAGCTGACCAGTGCGGAAGAGAAAGCCGACCAGCTGACCACAGAGCTCAAAAACCTGAAAACCCTGTCCGCTGACGCCGTGGCCCTTAACGAACGCCACCAGAAACTGCTTCATCAACATGAACTGCTCAAGCAGAAACAGATCATGGCAGAGGCGGAAATCCAGCGCCTGTCGGCCAGCGAGCAACACAAGTGGTACATGTATGGCGCAGTGTCTGTGGCCGCCGGTGCTATCCTCGCCATGATCGCGCCCCACTTCCGTCGCCGCCGCCGCAACTCCGAGTGGGCCAACTAA
- a CDS encoding peptidylprolyl isomerase, whose translation MRLFCALLLGVFLALPAMAANPKVDLKTDLGTIRIELFTEKAPGTVNNFLGYVDSGFYDGVIFHRVIPGFMAQTGGLTFDFQKKETGEPIANESANGLRNTRGTLAMARHSDPNTATSQFFINLANNSHLDASEEKPGYTVFGKVIEGMEVVDKIAAEPQGLYRAYPNAPNVPVRILKAERLADTMKNQQSKEG comes from the coding sequence ATGCGTCTCTTCTGCGCTCTTCTCCTCGGTGTTTTTCTGGCACTTCCCGCCATGGCGGCCAATCCCAAGGTAGACCTGAAAACCGACCTCGGCACCATTCGCATTGAGTTGTTTACCGAAAAAGCACCGGGCACGGTGAACAACTTTCTCGGCTATGTGGACAGCGGCTTTTACGACGGGGTGATATTCCACCGCGTCATTCCGGGCTTTATGGCCCAGACCGGCGGGCTGACTTTCGACTTCCAGAAAAAAGAGACCGGGGAGCCGATTGCCAACGAATCCGCCAATGGGTTACGCAACACACGCGGCACCCTGGCCATGGCGCGCCACAGTGACCCGAACACTGCCACCTCACAGTTTTTTATCAATCTGGCGAACAACAGCCATCTGGACGCCAGCGAGGAAAAACCGGGCTATACCGTATTTGGCAAAGTCATCGAAGGCATGGAAGTAGTGGATAAAATTGCCGCAGAGCCGCAGGGGCTTTACCGGGCCTACCCCAATGCCCCCAACGTTCCGGTCAGAATCCTCAAGGCCGAACGCCTCGCTGACACAATGAAAAACCAGCAGTCAAAAGAGGGGTGA
- a CDS encoding pyridoxine 5'-phosphate synthase: MIALSVNLNKIALIRNSREGNFPDVVAHGRTCLETGAQGITVHPRPDQRHIRPGDVRDLARLCAGFEGIEFNVEGNPFAGPMDDYPGLMPLVLETAPDQCTLVPDSNDQLTSDHGFDLKRDGSRLEPIIQQLKDANIRVSLFMDPDLEQISLAREVGADRIELYTGPYAEAVAQQSDQLDAVFAAHCAAAEHARTLGLGINAGHDLNLINLPRYRTLPGLQEVSIGHALTVDALNMGLANAVSAYLNCLSGN; the protein is encoded by the coding sequence GTGATTGCACTGAGCGTCAACCTGAACAAAATCGCCCTGATCCGCAATTCCCGCGAGGGTAATTTCCCGGACGTCGTGGCCCACGGCCGCACCTGCCTGGAGACCGGTGCCCAGGGAATCACCGTGCACCCGCGGCCGGACCAGCGTCATATTCGACCCGGCGATGTGCGCGACCTCGCCAGGCTTTGTGCCGGATTCGAAGGCATCGAATTCAATGTGGAAGGCAATCCGTTCGCCGGGCCCATGGACGATTACCCAGGACTGATGCCGCTGGTACTGGAGACGGCACCGGATCAGTGCACACTGGTACCAGACAGCAATGACCAGCTCACCTCCGATCACGGCTTCGACCTGAAGCGCGATGGCAGCCGACTGGAACCGATCATCCAGCAGCTCAAGGATGCCAATATCCGTGTCAGCCTTTTCATGGACCCGGATCTGGAACAAATCAGCCTGGCGCGGGAAGTGGGCGCCGATCGAATCGAGCTGTACACCGGCCCGTATGCAGAGGCAGTGGCGCAGCAGAGTGATCAGCTCGATGCGGTTTTTGCCGCGCACTGTGCAGCCGCGGAACACGCCCGCACACTCGGGCTCGGCATTAATGCGGGCCACGATCTGAACCTGATCAACCTGCCCCGCTATCGCACCCTGCCGGGCCTACAGGAAGTTTCCATCGGCCACGCATTGACAGTGGATGCCCTGAACATGGGCCTCGCGAATGCCGTTTCCGCCTATCTCAACTGTCTGAGCGGCAATTGA
- a CDS encoding Rossmann-like and DUF2520 domain-containing protein, protein MEKFSTPLREGGHSRDTSATKSLNIIGAGKLGRTLGRLWQERGVFDVRAVCNRSLHSGKAAVDFIGAGKACASIDAMPTADCWLIASADGQITELATALAAHLETLSAGSNAPVVFHCSGALSSEILRACHPANVASAHPVHSFADPVRSLEALAGSTVAIEGNDAAVTVLRAAFSALDCPTVTISSEQKTLYHAGSVFACNYLTALMDLSLQCFAGAGMQEEEALALLRPIVMQTARNNMDLGPGASLTGPIARGDATTVEKQLAVLTETSPLLAENYRQLGLACVELARRGPLADDAAEKLEAILNGNPQ, encoded by the coding sequence ATGGAAAAATTTTCAACGCCCCTCCGTGAAGGTGGGCATTCACGAGATACATCGGCAACCAAGAGCCTGAATATCATCGGAGCCGGAAAGCTCGGTCGCACTCTTGGTCGTCTATGGCAGGAGCGGGGTGTATTCGACGTCCGAGCGGTGTGCAACCGCTCCCTGCACAGCGGCAAAGCCGCCGTGGACTTTATCGGTGCCGGTAAAGCCTGCGCTTCGATCGACGCAATGCCCACCGCCGACTGCTGGCTGATCGCGTCAGCAGATGGCCAGATCACTGAGCTGGCAACAGCACTGGCGGCCCACCTCGAGACTCTGTCCGCCGGCTCAAACGCACCCGTGGTTTTTCATTGCAGCGGCGCGTTGAGTTCGGAGATCCTGAGGGCCTGCCACCCGGCAAACGTCGCCAGTGCCCACCCGGTGCACAGCTTTGCTGATCCCGTCCGCTCGCTGGAGGCCCTGGCTGGCAGCACCGTAGCCATCGAGGGTAATGACGCTGCTGTCACTGTCTTGCGCGCTGCATTTTCCGCTCTGGATTGCCCAACAGTCACCATCTCTTCCGAACAGAAAACCCTCTATCACGCCGGCTCGGTCTTTGCCTGTAACTACTTGACCGCACTGATGGATCTCAGCCTGCAGTGCTTCGCAGGGGCAGGCATGCAGGAAGAAGAGGCTCTGGCACTGCTGCGACCGATTGTCATGCAGACTGCCCGCAACAATATGGATCTTGGGCCCGGGGCATCCCTGACCGGGCCGATCGCCCGCGGCGACGCGACCACTGTCGAAAAACAGCTCGCCGTACTGACAGAGACCTCGCCACTGCTGGCAGAGAACTATCGCCAGCTGGGGCTCGCCTGTGTAGAGTTGGCTCGCCGTGGCCCGCTGGCTGACGACGCAGCCGAAAAACTCGAGGCCATTTTGAACGGAAACCCGCAGTGA
- a CDS encoding TrmH family RNA methyltransferase — MKDSPEYLQKRAFYDSLLTIYGRKPVLEALEDLSLPVHKLHLATSNRRDQLIARMEQLASERQIEVAHWDRKGLSRISKNARQDQGVALDLALPHYGTADRFLAEEQASYELLALDGITNPQNLGMIIRSACAGGIDAILLPRKGCAQIDPLVIKASTGTLFKTRILRCDSLAPTLEKFRSAGAEVCGLSSHAEETLSSVSGNKPTIFVLGNETRGVGESVARQCTRLVRIPMQNNVESLNVAVTAALISFRHQL, encoded by the coding sequence GTGAAAGACTCCCCCGAATACCTGCAAAAGCGCGCTTTTTACGACAGCCTGCTGACCATCTATGGCCGCAAGCCAGTGCTGGAAGCCCTGGAAGACCTGTCCCTCCCCGTGCACAAGCTGCACCTCGCCACCAGCAACCGTCGGGACCAGCTGATCGCACGCATGGAACAACTGGCCAGTGAGCGACAGATTGAAGTTGCCCACTGGGACCGCAAAGGACTGTCACGTATTTCGAAAAACGCGCGCCAGGATCAGGGAGTGGCGCTGGATCTGGCGTTGCCACATTACGGCACCGCTGATCGGTTTCTGGCAGAGGAGCAGGCCAGCTACGAGCTTCTCGCCCTGGATGGGATCACCAACCCCCAGAATCTCGGCATGATCATCCGCTCTGCCTGTGCCGGAGGTATCGACGCCATCCTGTTGCCGCGCAAGGGATGTGCGCAGATCGATCCACTGGTCATCAAGGCCAGCACCGGAACCCTGTTCAAGACTCGCATACTCCGCTGTGATTCCCTCGCACCGACTCTGGAAAAGTTTCGCTCTGCCGGTGCCGAAGTGTGCGGGCTGTCTTCCCATGCCGAGGAGACGCTCTCGAGCGTAAGCGGCAATAAGCCCACCATTTTTGTGCTTGGCAATGAGACTCGCGGCGTCGGGGAGTCAGTCGCCAGGCAGTGCACCCGCCTCGTTCGCATCCCCATGCAGAACAATGTGGAAAGCCTGAATGTTGCAGTTACCGCCGCACTGATCAGCTTCCGCCACCAGCTGTAG
- a CDS encoding OmpA family protein: protein MRRFLVHSLALSTAIAAAPAALAEGPEDGYLDLMPYFTRVDGDRNTELQNGGLRAAYGWGWTGPWYSEVQVFGAILETEDVFETDEFTDQSDFYMAGIGFDTTYQFGDRDWYTPYVLAGFGAVYDDVLPDDDDETNAFINLAAGFTTQEISRRGIRLRAEVRYLHDFFENGMNDWQFGFGISIPLRCPPPPPPPVYAKAPEPIDRGPVEVNLADSDGDGVLDRDDRCPDTLPGAQVDSDGCVIANQTITLADIHFETGSTNLKPAAQEALLNVAQALRSQPDARVEIAGHTDSQGNDNFNLRLSQQRADSVRAYLIRNGVAAEQLSANGYGETQPVATNDTAEGRAANRRVEMRFR, encoded by the coding sequence ATGCGTCGATTTCTCGTTCACTCCCTCGCCCTGTCCACGGCCATCGCCGCGGCACCGGCCGCTCTGGCGGAAGGCCCCGAGGATGGTTACCTGGACCTGATGCCCTACTTCACCCGGGTCGACGGCGACCGCAATACCGAACTGCAGAACGGTGGTCTCCGCGCTGCGTATGGCTGGGGCTGGACCGGCCCCTGGTATTCCGAGGTCCAGGTGTTCGGAGCCATTCTCGAAACGGAAGATGTGTTCGAAACTGATGAGTTTACCGACCAGTCCGATTTCTACATGGCCGGCATCGGCTTTGACACCACCTACCAGTTCGGGGACCGGGACTGGTACACCCCTTACGTGCTCGCCGGCTTTGGTGCCGTCTATGACGACGTGCTACCCGACGATGATGACGAAACCAATGCCTTTATCAACCTGGCGGCGGGCTTCACCACCCAGGAGATCTCCCGACGTGGCATCCGCCTGCGGGCAGAAGTGCGCTACCTGCACGACTTCTTTGAGAACGGCATGAACGACTGGCAGTTTGGCTTCGGCATCAGTATCCCCCTGCGCTGCCCGCCGCCCCCACCACCTCCCGTCTACGCGAAAGCGCCGGAGCCGATCGATCGAGGACCCGTAGAGGTCAACCTTGCTGATTCCGATGGCGACGGGGTTCTGGACCGGGATGACCGCTGTCCCGACACCCTGCCCGGGGCTCAGGTGGACAGCGACGGTTGCGTGATCGCGAACCAGACCATCACTCTGGCGGATATTCACTTCGAAACCGGCTCCACCAACTTGAAACCTGCGGCGCAGGAAGCGCTACTCAACGTGGCCCAGGCACTGCGCAGCCAGCCGGATGCCCGGGTGGAGATCGCCGGCCACACCGACAGCCAGGGCAACGACAATTTCAACCTGCGGCTGTCCCAGCAGCGGGCCGACAGCGTGCGCGCCTACCTGATTCGCAACGGCGTCGCTGCGGAACAGTTGTCCGCTAACGGCTATGGGGAGACGCAACCTGTGGCGACCAATGACACAGCGGAAGGCCGAGCTGCGAACCGTCGCGTGGAGATGCGCTTCCGCTAG